The following are from one region of the Methanobrevibacter sp. genome:
- a CDS encoding PEGA domain-containing protein yields the protein MVDRGFGLCQESTYGEVLSTSEFNESQLDWWSEADTADFKLNDKPVTKSGSSRMNKRSRAGIIKPTGTTKADADLQRFAVYFRAYLDNYKYTAGSGDVHTHEFWGGENKKLQSFKAVYVADQLKKYIFGLLCEGLKFEVSDESMSVETNWIYKTEHAGIIGKNGETFNKPEELINDLFLMFYDISLELNNKPMTGIGTNLSFEGKNNLAVDKTVGFGSRAPQACALAQKRENTPSVTISLTEDTIESIIAAEYGKIGELTVGDSGAYEPSRCTILEIPFAINVRMCEYPDLLMRIVFPMCTLAVEYDMSGADSIDATISMETLGSNEITLADETTKVQTDMYVLLKNNQTEIGVDSTPIGEETPETVNISVSVNDGENPVNGASVSINEISSTTGSAGGCTLNNVPIGAQTIIVTASGYENYSETINVSNENITFEIKLNKEGE from the coding sequence ATGGTAGATAGAGGATTTGGATTATGTCAAGAAAGCACATACGGAGAAGTATTAAGTACTTCCGAATTCAATGAATCCCAATTGGACTGGTGGAGTGAAGCAGATACTGCAGACTTTAAATTAAATGATAAACCAGTTACAAAATCAGGTTCAAGTAGAATGAACAAACGTTCACGTGCAGGAATCATCAAACCAACCGGAACCACAAAAGCAGATGCAGATTTACAAAGATTTGCAGTATATTTCAGAGCATATCTTGACAATTACAAATACACTGCAGGTTCTGGAGACGTACATACTCATGAATTCTGGGGTGGAGAAAATAAAAAACTCCAATCATTCAAAGCCGTATACGTAGCAGACCAATTAAAAAAATATATTTTTGGCTTATTATGTGAGGGCTTAAAATTCGAAGTATCAGATGAATCCATGAGCGTGGAAACAAACTGGATTTATAAAACAGAACATGCAGGAATTATTGGTAAAAATGGTGAAACATTCAATAAACCAGAAGAACTTATCAATGATTTATTCTTAATGTTCTATGACATAAGCTTAGAATTAAATAATAAACCAATGACTGGTATAGGAACTAATTTATCTTTTGAAGGTAAAAACAACCTTGCAGTAGATAAGACTGTTGGTTTTGGTTCAAGAGCACCGCAAGCTTGTGCTTTAGCACAAAAAAGAGAAAACACACCAAGTGTAACTATTAGTTTAACAGAAGATACAATCGAATCAATTATTGCAGCAGAATATGGTAAAATTGGTGAATTAACTGTAGGTGACAGTGGAGCATATGAACCTTCAAGATGCACTATTCTTGAAATTCCATTTGCAATAAATGTGAGAATGTGCGAGTATCCTGATTTATTAATGAGAATAGTATTCCCAATGTGCACTCTTGCTGTTGAATACGATATGAGTGGTGCAGACAGTATTGATGCTACTATTAGTATGGAAACATTAGGTTCAAATGAAATCACTCTTGCTGATGAAACTACTAAAGTTCAAACTGATATGTATGTATTACTCAAAAATAATCAAACAGAAATAGGTGTTGATTCCACTCCCATAGGAGAGGAAACTCCTGAAACAGTAAATATTAGTGTATCAGTAAATGATGGTGAAAATCCAGTAAACGGCGCAAGTGTAAGTATTAATGAAATATCTTCAACAACCGGAAGTGCTGGAGGATGCACATTAAATAATGTTCCAATAGGTGCTCAAACTATAATTGTAACTGCATCTGGGTATGAAAATTACTCTGAAACAATAAATGTTTCTAATGAAAATATTACTTTTGAAATAAAATTAAATAAGGAAGGTGAATAA
- a CDS encoding phage major capsid protein codes for MSIALVENTIRDRIINGKGFVTKFVDIGKGSGKLNNGVLQAEKSDKYIQALSNKATFLDKTKLIPSHNHKRQLDMMSFDIELEAGRINGTPQTLSDAQHPTFTDASFDAEELRALTGLHRTVLYDSIEGKNFMNTLTNTFAEANGLALERILLYGDKNSTDSSASSGYKVIDGIVKKVRDNSDIAVEEIDLTATDSNPLNELRRMIDLFPDKYQIDGGMACFVPPVYRRTLHRFVADNKDKYGDVASITTDGTLIVEDIPIIAIPQFSTLRNGFTKKPIFLTHKENIQWLADPDNIMVESQFMLRSNTYDIASTMYADINFAFKDATSLAWLKEA; via the coding sequence ATGTCAATAGCACTAGTTGAAAACACTATCCGTGACCGTATCATAAATGGAAAAGGATTCGTTACTAAATTCGTAGATATTGGTAAAGGAAGTGGAAAATTAAACAATGGAGTATTACAAGCAGAAAAATCTGACAAATACATCCAAGCATTAAGTAACAAAGCAACCTTCCTCGATAAAACCAAACTCATCCCCAGCCACAATCACAAAAGACAATTGGACATGATGAGTTTTGACATTGAACTCGAAGCTGGAAGAATCAATGGAACACCACAAACATTATCTGATGCTCAACACCCAACTTTCACAGATGCAAGTTTCGATGCAGAAGAACTAAGAGCATTAACTGGATTACATCGTACAGTATTATACGATTCCATTGAAGGTAAAAACTTCATGAACACTTTAACCAACACCTTTGCAGAAGCAAACGGTCTTGCATTAGAAAGAATTCTTTTATATGGAGATAAAAATTCCACTGACTCTTCTGCATCATCTGGTTATAAAGTCATTGATGGTATTGTTAAAAAGGTAAGGGATAATAGTGACATTGCTGTTGAAGAAATCGATTTAACAGCAACCGATTCCAACCCATTAAATGAACTCCGTAGAATGATTGATTTATTCCCTGATAAATATCAAATTGATGGAGGAATGGCTTGTTTCGTACCTCCAGTATACAGAAGAACATTACACAGATTTGTCGCTGATAACAAGGACAAATATGGTGATGTAGCTTCCATTACTACAGATGGTACATTAATAGTTGAAGATATTCCAATTATTGCGATACCGCAATTCAGTACTTTACGTAATGGATTCACTAAAAAACCAATCTTCTTAACTCACAAAGAAAACATTCAATGGTTAGCAGACCCTGATAACATCATGGTCGAATCCCAATTCATGTTAAGAAGTAACACTTACGATATTGCTTCAACAATGTATGCAGATATCAACTTTGCATTTAAAGATGCTACTAGTCTTGCATGGTTAAAGGAAGCATAA
- a CDS encoding XkdF-like putative serine protease domain-containing protein gives MIVKGPVLVPDIPDKAGDVLDEETIRKALLIIARNGVLMDVQHSLMNVGKLLELYITDSPTEWMGNTLPKGTLFASVDVLKEDIQQAIRDGKYTGFSILSAPIKTVQQMDRGIH, from the coding sequence ATGATTGTTAAAGGTCCAGTACTAGTACCAGACATACCTGATAAAGCTGGGGACGTACTTGATGAAGAAACAATTAGAAAAGCACTACTCATCATCGCACGTAATGGCGTACTAATGGATGTACAACACAGCCTAATGAACGTAGGAAAACTATTGGAGTTATACATTACCGATTCACCAACAGAATGGATGGGTAACACATTACCTAAAGGAACATTATTCGCTAGTGTTGATGTGTTAAAAGAAGATATACAACAAGCAATACGTGACGGTAAATACACTGGTTTCAGTATATTATCTGCACCAATAAAAACTGTTCAACAAATGGACAGGGGGATACATTAA
- a CDS encoding carboxypeptidase-like regulatory domain-containing protein: MVKGSIIPSTPTVTRNISVSVTDGVEGIESVDVVLEDADENQYTGKTGSAGGCTISNVPEGSYTVMASKTGYTVYTGNITVSEENTTLTITLTAE, translated from the coding sequence ATGGTTAAAGGAAGCATAATTCCTTCAACACCAACAGTTACCAGGAATATTTCAGTATCTGTAACAGATGGTGTTGAAGGAATTGAAAGTGTTGATGTTGTATTGGAAGATGCAGATGAAAATCAATATACTGGTAAAACTGGAAGTGCTGGAGGATGCACAATAAGTAATGTTCCAGAAGGAAGTTACACTGTAATGGCTTCCAAGACAGGATATACTGTTTACACTGGAAACATTACAGTAAGTGAAGAAAACACTACGCTTACTATTACTTTAACAGCAGAATAA